The proteins below are encoded in one region of Lactuca sativa cultivar Salinas chromosome 3, Lsat_Salinas_v11, whole genome shotgun sequence:
- the LOC111908652 gene encoding uncharacterized protein LOC111908652: MDHDQKLLLVILMYLYIRYFWKRGVKRLRDNDLEMTGHEYTLELLYRNHLQCVEVLRMSHDSFVGLCAHFRAHYSLKDNKHVSVEEKMAMFLMMIGNNQRYVIIKRRFQHSKQTIHKFFFEVLEKMMLFAQDVIVPTSFNPSPNIPGHNKRLRRVFKGAVGALDDTLIHAVVPAKKQDLYRSRGKGDCYQNVLAICDFNIIFTFVMAGWEGVAHDSRILSEAVADPQASFLFPPPDKYYLCDVAYAHTRGFMAPYRNVRDWLGDFRQRRALTNKEKLNHGHAKLQNVIERASGFLKAHFPILKRMAPFPFVTQRNIAMACFTLHNFIRREGLSDEYFARYDEPNVSFRNNNVTFNDDEGGIPTNATATDREYMTQLRDEIADQLMHNID, encoded by the exons ATGGATCACGATCAAAAGTTACTTCTCGTAATTCTTATGTACCTGTACATCCGTTATTTTTGGAAGAGGGGTGTGAAACGATTGCGGGATAATGATTTGGAAATGACGGGTCATGAATACACATTGGAGTTATTATATCGTAATCATTTACAATGTGTTGAAGTATTACGCATGTCCCATGACTCATTTGTAGGACTATGTGCTCATTTTAGAGCACATTACTCATTAAAGGACAACAAACATGTATCGGTTGAGGAAAAGATGGCTATGTTTTTGATGATGATCGGCAATAATCAACGTTACGTCATTATCAAGCGGAGATTTCAACACTCGAAGCAAACaattcataaatttttttttgaagtgtTGGAGAAAATGATGCTTTTCGCACAAGATGTTATAGTACCAACTTCTTTTAATCCGAGTCCAAACATTCCAGGACATAATAAGAGGCTACGACGGGTTTTCAAAGGAGCGGTTGGTGCACTTGATGACACTTTGATACATGCTGTTGTCCCTGCTAAGAAACAAGACTTATATAGAAGTAGGGGAAAGGGAGATTGCTACCAAAATGTATTGGCAATTTGTGACTTCAATATAATTTTTACATTTGTTATGGCCGGGTGGGAAGGGGTAGCGCATGACTCTAGAATTTTATCAGAGGCAGTAGCCGATCCACAAGCATCATTCCTGTTTCCACCACCAG acaaatattatctttgtgatgtCGCGTATGCACACACTCGAGGATTTATGGCCCCTTATCGTAATGTGAGGGATTGGCTTGGAGATTTTCGTCAAAGACGTGCATTGACCAATAAAGAAAAATTGAACCATGGACATGCAAAACTTCAGAATGTCATTGAGCGTGCTTCTGGTTTTTTGAAAGCACACTTCCCTATATTGAAGAGGATGGCACCATTCCCGTTTGTGACACAAAGAAACATTGCCATGGCATGTTTCACgcttcataattttataaggagAGAAGGATTGAGTGATGAATATTTCGCACGATACGATGAACCCAATGTCTCGTTTCGAAATAACAATGTGACCTTTAATGATGATGAAGGCGGGATTCCAACAAATGCTACTGCAACAGACCGTGAATATATGACACAGTTACGAGATGAAATTGCTGATCAGTTGATGCACAATATAGATTGa